The Halalkalibacter krulwichiae genome has a segment encoding these proteins:
- a CDS encoding isoprenylcysteine carboxyl methyltransferase family protein has protein sequence MLAVYFFIGLVVIQRIIEMIIANRNAKWVKSQGGYEAGKDHYKYIVLLHSLFFISLLIEISITNKGFVLWSIIPLIAFLLAQVGRVWALSSLGRFWNTRIMILPGAKVVAKGPYKYLRHPNYAVVVTELACLPLIFQAYWTALIFTLLNAFILSVRIRVEEKALDEATNYTKAFKNHRRFIPKYEE, from the coding sequence GTGCTTGCTGTTTACTTCTTTATTGGACTTGTGGTTATACAACGAATAATTGAAATGATTATTGCGAATCGAAATGCAAAATGGGTAAAGAGTCAGGGAGGGTATGAAGCTGGGAAAGACCATTATAAATATATCGTTCTTCTTCACTCTTTGTTCTTCATTTCTTTATTAATAGAAATATCGATAACTAACAAAGGGTTTGTATTATGGTCTATTATTCCTTTAATTGCCTTTTTACTTGCACAAGTAGGACGAGTATGGGCTCTTTCTTCTTTGGGGCGCTTTTGGAATACAAGGATCATGATTTTACCTGGTGCAAAGGTTGTGGCAAAAGGTCCATATAAATATTTACGGCATCCTAATTATGCCGTTGTAGTGACGGAATTAGCTTGTTTACCTTTAATTTTTCAAGCCTATTGGACAGCGCTAATTTTTACGCTTTTAAACGCATTTATCCTTTCTGTAAGAATCCGAGTTGAGGAAAAAGCGCTTGATGAAGCAACAAATTATACGAAAGCCTTTAAAAATCACCGGAGGTTTATTCCGAAATATGAAGAGTAA